The following proteins are encoded in a genomic region of Pseudorca crassidens isolate mPseCra1 chromosome 1, mPseCra1.hap1, whole genome shotgun sequence:
- the PGF gene encoding placenta growth factor isoform X6: MPAMRLFTCFLQLLAGLALPAVPPQQWALSAANGSSEVEVVPFQEVWGRSYCRALERLVDIVSEYPGEVEHMFSPSCVSLLRCTGCCGDENLHCVPVETVNVTMQLLKIRSGDRPSYVELTFSQHVRCECRPLREKMKPERCGDTVPRR, encoded by the exons ATGCCTGCCATGAGGCTGTTCACTTGCTTCCTGCAGCTCCTGGCTGGGCTGGCCCTGCCTGCTGTGCCCCCCCAG CAGTGGGCCTTGTCTGCTGCGAACGGCTCATCAGAGGTGGAAG TGGTGCCCTTCCAGGAAGTGTGGGGCCGTAGCTACTGCCGGGCCCTGGAGAGGCTGGTGGACATCGTGTCTGAGTACCCCGGCGAGGTTGAGCACATGTTCAGCCCGTCCTGCGTCTCCCTGCTGCGCTGCACGGGCTGCTGTGGCGATGAGAACCTGCACTGTGTTCCAGTGGAGACGGTCAATGTCACCATGCAG CTCCTGAAGATCCGCTCTGGGGACCGGCCCTCCTACGTGGAGCTGACGTTCTCTCAGCATGTGCGCTGCGAGTGCAG GCCTCTGCGGGAGAAGATGAAGCCAGAAAG GTGCGGCGATACTGTTCCCCGGAGGTAA
- the PGF gene encoding placenta growth factor isoform X4, with product MPAMRLFTCFLQLLAGLALPAVPPQQWALSAANGSSEVEVVPFQEVWGRSYCRALERLVDIVSEYPGEVEHMFSPSCVSLLRCTGCCGDENLHCVPVETVNVTMQLLKIRSGDRPSYVELTFSQHVRCECRPLREKMKPERRRPKGRGKRKREKQRHTDCHLCGDTVPRR from the exons ATGCCTGCCATGAGGCTGTTCACTTGCTTCCTGCAGCTCCTGGCTGGGCTGGCCCTGCCTGCTGTGCCCCCCCAG CAGTGGGCCTTGTCTGCTGCGAACGGCTCATCAGAGGTGGAAG TGGTGCCCTTCCAGGAAGTGTGGGGCCGTAGCTACTGCCGGGCCCTGGAGAGGCTGGTGGACATCGTGTCTGAGTACCCCGGCGAGGTTGAGCACATGTTCAGCCCGTCCTGCGTCTCCCTGCTGCGCTGCACGGGCTGCTGTGGCGATGAGAACCTGCACTGTGTTCCAGTGGAGACGGTCAATGTCACCATGCAG CTCCTGAAGATCCGCTCTGGGGACCGGCCCTCCTACGTGGAGCTGACGTTCTCTCAGCATGTGCGCTGCGAGTGCAG GCCTCTGCGGGAGAAGATGAAGCCAGAAAG GAGGAGACCCAAGGgcagggggaagaggaagagagagaagcagagacacaCAGACTGCCACCT GTGCGGCGATACTGTTCCCCGGAGGTAA
- the PGF gene encoding placenta growth factor isoform X3 — MPAMRLFTCFLQLLAGLALPAVPPQQWALSAANGSSEVEVVPFQEVWGRSYCRALERLVDIVSEYPGEVEHMFSPSCVSLLRCTGCCGDENLHCVPVETVNVTMQLLKIRSGDRPSYVELTFSQHVRCECRPLREKMKPERRRPKGRGKRKREKQRHTDCHLTQEIISCHGTGAGQVLPHEPNPARAETSTPLCEDRDAGEDSGCGDTVPRR; from the exons ATGCCTGCCATGAGGCTGTTCACTTGCTTCCTGCAGCTCCTGGCTGGGCTGGCCCTGCCTGCTGTGCCCCCCCAG CAGTGGGCCTTGTCTGCTGCGAACGGCTCATCAGAGGTGGAAG TGGTGCCCTTCCAGGAAGTGTGGGGCCGTAGCTACTGCCGGGCCCTGGAGAGGCTGGTGGACATCGTGTCTGAGTACCCCGGCGAGGTTGAGCACATGTTCAGCCCGTCCTGCGTCTCCCTGCTGCGCTGCACGGGCTGCTGTGGCGATGAGAACCTGCACTGTGTTCCAGTGGAGACGGTCAATGTCACCATGCAG CTCCTGAAGATCCGCTCTGGGGACCGGCCCTCCTACGTGGAGCTGACGTTCTCTCAGCATGTGCGCTGCGAGTGCAG GCCTCTGCGGGAGAAGATGAAGCCAGAAAG GAGGAGACCCAAGGgcagggggaagaggaagagagagaagcagagacacaCAGACTGCCACCT GACTCAGGAAATCATTTCATGCCATGGGACTGGGGCTGGCCAAGTCCTACCCCATGAGCCCAACCCTGCACGAGCGGAGACCTCCACCCCACTCTGTGAAGATAGGGATGCTGGGGAGGATTCTGG GTGCGGCGATACTGTTCCCCGGAGGTAA
- the PGF gene encoding placenta growth factor isoform X2, which yields MPAMRLFTCFLQLLAGLALPAVPPQWALSAANGSSEVEVVPFQEVWGRSYCRALERLVDIVSEYPGEVEHMFSPSCVSLLRCTGCCGDENLHCVPVETVNVTMQLLKIRSGDRPSYVELTFSQHVRCECRPLREKMKPERRRPKGRGKRKREKQRHTDCHLACLLPPTGLRKSFHAMGLGLAKSYPMSPTLHERRPPPHSVKIGMLGRILGAAILFPGGNQPLGGERPHTQLVYLLPSHSQLPPCWHLPSIY from the exons ATGCCTGCCATGAGGCTGTTCACTTGCTTCCTGCAGCTCCTGGCTGGGCTGGCCCTGCCTGCTGTGCCCCCCCAG TGGGCCTTGTCTGCTGCGAACGGCTCATCAGAGGTGGAAG TGGTGCCCTTCCAGGAAGTGTGGGGCCGTAGCTACTGCCGGGCCCTGGAGAGGCTGGTGGACATCGTGTCTGAGTACCCCGGCGAGGTTGAGCACATGTTCAGCCCGTCCTGCGTCTCCCTGCTGCGCTGCACGGGCTGCTGTGGCGATGAGAACCTGCACTGTGTTCCAGTGGAGACGGTCAATGTCACCATGCAG CTCCTGAAGATCCGCTCTGGGGACCGGCCCTCCTACGTGGAGCTGACGTTCTCTCAGCATGTGCGCTGCGAGTGCAG GCCTCTGCGGGAGAAGATGAAGCCAGAAAG GAGGAGACCCAAGGgcagggggaagaggaagagagagaagcagagacacaCAGACTGCCACCT GGCCTGTCTCCTTCCACCAACAGGACTCAGGAAATCATTTCATGCCATGGGACTGGGGCTGGCCAAGTCCTACCCCATGAGCCCAACCCTGCACGAGCGGAGACCTCCACCCCACTCTGTGAAGATAGGGATGCTGGGGAGGATTCTGG GTGCGGCGATACTGTTCCCCGGAGGTAACCAGCCCCTCGGAGGAGAGAGACCCCACACCCAGCTCGTGTATTTATTACCGTCCCACTCTCAGTTACCTCCCTGCTGGCACCTGCCCTCTATTTATTAG
- the PGF gene encoding placenta growth factor isoform X5, translating to MPAMRLFTCFLQLLAGLALPAVPPQWALSAANGSSEVEVVPFQEVWGRSYCRALERLVDIVSEYPGEVEHMFSPSCVSLLRCTGCCGDENLHCVPVETVNVTMQLLKIRSGDRPSYVELTFSQHVRCECRPLREKMKPERRRPKGRGKRKREKQRHTDCHLCGDTVPRR from the exons ATGCCTGCCATGAGGCTGTTCACTTGCTTCCTGCAGCTCCTGGCTGGGCTGGCCCTGCCTGCTGTGCCCCCCCAG TGGGCCTTGTCTGCTGCGAACGGCTCATCAGAGGTGGAAG TGGTGCCCTTCCAGGAAGTGTGGGGCCGTAGCTACTGCCGGGCCCTGGAGAGGCTGGTGGACATCGTGTCTGAGTACCCCGGCGAGGTTGAGCACATGTTCAGCCCGTCCTGCGTCTCCCTGCTGCGCTGCACGGGCTGCTGTGGCGATGAGAACCTGCACTGTGTTCCAGTGGAGACGGTCAATGTCACCATGCAG CTCCTGAAGATCCGCTCTGGGGACCGGCCCTCCTACGTGGAGCTGACGTTCTCTCAGCATGTGCGCTGCGAGTGCAG GCCTCTGCGGGAGAAGATGAAGCCAGAAAG GAGGAGACCCAAGGgcagggggaagaggaagagagagaagcagagacacaCAGACTGCCACCT GTGCGGCGATACTGTTCCCCGGAGGTAA
- the PGF gene encoding placenta growth factor isoform X1 — protein sequence MPAMRLFTCFLQLLAGLALPAVPPQQWALSAANGSSEVEVVPFQEVWGRSYCRALERLVDIVSEYPGEVEHMFSPSCVSLLRCTGCCGDENLHCVPVETVNVTMQLLKIRSGDRPSYVELTFSQHVRCECRPLREKMKPERRRPKGRGKRKREKQRHTDCHLACLLPPTGLRKSFHAMGLGLAKSYPMSPTLHERRPPPHSVKIGMLGRILGAAILFPGGNQPLGGERPHTQLVYLLPSHSQLPPCWHLPSIY from the exons ATGCCTGCCATGAGGCTGTTCACTTGCTTCCTGCAGCTCCTGGCTGGGCTGGCCCTGCCTGCTGTGCCCCCCCAG CAGTGGGCCTTGTCTGCTGCGAACGGCTCATCAGAGGTGGAAG TGGTGCCCTTCCAGGAAGTGTGGGGCCGTAGCTACTGCCGGGCCCTGGAGAGGCTGGTGGACATCGTGTCTGAGTACCCCGGCGAGGTTGAGCACATGTTCAGCCCGTCCTGCGTCTCCCTGCTGCGCTGCACGGGCTGCTGTGGCGATGAGAACCTGCACTGTGTTCCAGTGGAGACGGTCAATGTCACCATGCAG CTCCTGAAGATCCGCTCTGGGGACCGGCCCTCCTACGTGGAGCTGACGTTCTCTCAGCATGTGCGCTGCGAGTGCAG GCCTCTGCGGGAGAAGATGAAGCCAGAAAG GAGGAGACCCAAGGgcagggggaagaggaagagagagaagcagagacacaCAGACTGCCACCT GGCCTGTCTCCTTCCACCAACAGGACTCAGGAAATCATTTCATGCCATGGGACTGGGGCTGGCCAAGTCCTACCCCATGAGCCCAACCCTGCACGAGCGGAGACCTCCACCCCACTCTGTGAAGATAGGGATGCTGGGGAGGATTCTGG GTGCGGCGATACTGTTCCCCGGAGGTAACCAGCCCCTCGGAGGAGAGAGACCCCACACCCAGCTCGTGTATTTATTACCGTCCCACTCTCAGTTACCTCCCTGCTGGCACCTGCCCTCTATTTATTAG